caccccccaaatggttgctacggctgtcacgctgtgccaatctgaagccaggagccaggcgcctcctcctggtctctcatgcgggtgcagggcccaaggacttgggccatcctccactgcattcccaggccacagcagagagctggactggaagaggagcaaggagcaaccgggtcagaactggcgccccaaccgggactagaacccggggtgccggtgccgcaggcagaggattagcctagtgagccatggcactggctcattttagattctttttgtttgtttgtttgtttgtttatttattttttttgacaggcagagtggacagtgagagagagagacagagagaaaggtcttcctttgctgttggttcaccctccaatggctgccgcggccggtgtgctgtggccggtgcaccgcgctgatctgacagcaggagccaggtacttatcctggtctcccatggggtgcagggcccaagcacttgggccatcctccactcactccctggtcacagcagagagctggcctggaagaggggcagccgggacagaatccggcgccccgaccgggactagaacccggtgtgctgcgccgctaggtggaggattagcctagtgagccgcggcaccggccttcattttagattctttaaaagaagttaaacaatatttgtctttctgtgtctgtcttatttcactcagcatatttttaagattaatctATATTGTAGCATGTATAAAAACTTAATTATtttgtatgatttatttatttatttgaaaagcagagttacagagagtgaaagagagaacagaaacagagagagcacgagatattccatttgctggttcactacgcaaaaggccacaacagccatggctggcccaagctgaatccaggagccaggagcttcttctgggtcttccatgtggatgcaggggcccaagcacttgggctatcctctactgctttcccaggccattagtcaggtgctggatcagaagtggaacagccaggacttgaactagcacccatatgggatgccagcaccacaggtggtggctttaccagccaaGCCATGGCACTGTCCCcaaaacttcattctttttaaaggctgaataatactccattgtatgtgtttactacatttttaaaaagaatttggttttcatttatttgaaaggcagagagacagagagagagagcaatcttccatctactggttcacttcccagatgactacaacaggtgagcctgggccaggctgaagccaggagcctggaactccatccggttttcccatgtgggaatCAGCAGCCCAAAAACTTAGGCCACCagccactgcattcccaggtgtatttgcagggagatggacagaaagcagagaagccgggactggaactggtgctctgatatgggatgcgagtattgcaagtggtggtttaacctgctttgccacagttcCGGCTCTGTACCACATTTTGTTCATCCATTCTTCCCTAATGTAAATTAGAGTTGCTCCAATTTTTAACTGTTATgagtgaataatgctgctatgaacatggaagtACAAATGTCagtgctttcagttcttttggatgTCACTGTATTGGTGCAACTAAATATCTAAACAAGCTACCCAGGAAGGAGGAAGCTGATTTCAGCTCATGGTTTTAGAGTTTTACAGTCTTAAGATTGAGTGGCCCCGTTGGCCTGGGGTTTGATGAGGGCAGAGGATGGCAGAATATGCACAGAGGAAGGGTCACATgatgagtcaggaagcagagacagcaaCCGGGACCAACTTGGCTTTTATGACCAGTGCTGTCCAGGAACaacccccttctccttctccttttcccctcccccctcctcttcctccttccatttatttatttatttatttattcagaaggcagagtgacagagagacaaagagaaagatcgtctaactgctggttcattcctgacaTGGActcaactgctagggctgggctgggccaggccaaagtcaggagcctcagatgggtcttccctgtgggtgcaagggcccaagcacttggaccatcttccattgctttcccaggcacattaatagggaactggatcctaagtggagcagctgggactttaactggcacccacataagaTGCCGGCATtatggcagcagcttaacccaatacaccacaatgctgcagtgacctaaggacctccctcTAGACCTACCTCCTAGAAATCCCAATAGGATAAATCCTCTACactctttaaaaatgatgaattatttgcttatttatttaaaaaattattagagctccgatctgctagtttactccccaaatacccacaatggctctGAGCTGGGCTaaaaccagatctcccacatgagtgtcaagaacccaatcacttgagccaacactgctgtctcccaaggtctgaatcagcaggaggagctgggcccatccaaagccaggagccaggatcatcctctgggtctcctacgtgagtacaggagcctaaggacttgggccatcctccactgctttccaaggccatagcagagagctgcattggaagtggagcagctgggacttgaactggcacccatatgggatgccggcactgcaggtggcagctttaccccctacaccacagtgctggctcttaaATCATGTTTAATCGTAgcatatacccagaagtggagtTGGTAGATCATAtggtcattttgtttctttttaaatttttttcctagaatttatttgggaagcagacagATGGAGAACCTAAttctgtggttcattccccagatgcctgcattgACTGTCTAGGGGGTCAacactgggagccagaaactcgatgtgagtttcccatatggatagcaggaaccccactaattgagccattaccactgctttccagggtctgcattagcaggatgctgggatCAGGAGTTTGTGTAGGGGTTCACTGCCAGGTAGTCTGATATGGTACATTTCCTAACCAGCGTCTTAAATGGTAGGCCAAGTGTATACCCCTCCCTGTGTTTCAGTTTTTGAAGAACTGTCATATTgtttttcattgtggttttaattaaataaaaaagggtATGAGCACATGGATTTTAACgtatcttatatttttatttctttgtttccatttatttaaagggcaaagagagatcttccacctgctggttcactcccagccaaggctgggccagactgaagtcaagagctgggaactcaatttgggcATTGCTTATGGGTGgcaattatttgagtcattactTGCTACTTCCCAGactctgcgttagcaggaaattggaattagaagcatagccaggacttgaacccaggcactctgacatgggatctgggtgtcccaagtggcatctttattTCCGTGCTAAACGCCTGCCCCATAGTTTGTAATGGCTCAATGTTTGATTCTTGGATCCTTTTGATACTTTAATAGTCTTTTATATGATCTTTGTTTTCTGGGATGACAAAATATTTGAGGCTAGATTTGTGTATTTCCTGCTCCAGGCTTGGAATCAATCCTTCCTCCAAAACATCCTGGTTCCTTTTAATGGGCAATGGCATTTAGAAATCACCATCTCAGTGAAAGGGACATTCATTGCCACATAGGAGTTTTCAGTGGACAAAGCTAAAGGATGTTTTTTCCTATTGTAATTAAAATTGGCATTATTAAACTTATATTTAACTTGTTtgaatttttagtaatttttaaagatttatttatttatctgaaaggcagagaaacagagaggcagcggcagagagagaggtcctgcatccgctgattcactcctcaaatggccacaattgccagagctgggtcgatccaaagccaggagcctggagcttcctccaggtttcccatgtgtgtgtagaggcccaacaacttgggccatcttctactgccttcccaagccacagcagagtgctggtttggaagtggagtagccaggactcgaaccggtgcccacatgggatgctgcactgcaggcagtggctttaccggctacaccacagcatcagcaccTGAATTTTTTGCCTTTATCTCTTTTATTCTAAATTTGACTCATTCAACCAACAGTCTTTGTATATCTACCTAACTTTTAACACTTTGCTAAGTGCTGGGAATGTACATTCAAAACTtacatttaggccggcgccgcggctcactaggctaatcctccacctagcggcgccggcacaccgggttctagtcccggtcggggcgccggattctgtcccggttgctcctcttccaggccagctctctgctgtggcccaggagtgcagtggaggatggcccaaatgcttgggccctgcactccatgggagactaggagaagcacctggctcctgccttcggatcagcacggtgcgccggccacagcgcgccggccatggcggccattggagggtgaaccaatggcaaaggaagacctttctctctctctcactatccactccgcctgtaaaaaacaaacaaacaaacaaacaaacaaaaaaccttacaTTTAATTTAGTTTCCATTTACTTTTTGTGCATtggattttctttaagatttattatttatttatttgacagagttagacagtgagagtgagagagagagacagagagaaaggtcttccttctgttggttcaccccacaaatgaccactacggccagaactacgcggatccaaagccaggagtcaggtgcttcctcctggtctcccacgtgggtgcaggtgcccaagcacttgggccatcccccactgccttcctgggccacagcagagagctggactggaagaggagcagcctggactagaacttggtacccatattggatgccggcacctcaggtggaggattggccaagtgagccacggcgccggcccctattctatttattttgaaaggcacagttggagagaggagacagagaggtcttccattcactggttcaccctcaaaatggctacaacagccagggctgggccaggcggaagccaggagccatgagcttcttccaggtctcccacgtgggtgcagggtcccaagcacttgagccatcatctgttgctttcccaagccatagagacctggatgggaaaaggagcagcctggtctagaattggcccccatatgggatgccagcactctaagtcaaggcttagcccactatttcacagtgctggcccttggattaactttttttcaaagatttatttatttatttgaaagtcaactacacagagagggagggagggagggaaggagggagggaaggaaggagggagagagggaaagagggagagagagaaaatcttccatcaggttcactccccagatggccacagcagctgaagcTATGTCaattgcaaagccaggagccaggagcttctttcatctcccatgcgggtgcaggggcccaaggacttgggccatcttccattgcttccccaggccatagcagagagctagatcggaagtggagcagccaggactcaaaccagcacgcatgtgggatgctggcactgcaggcagcagctttacccactatgccacagtgctggcccccatggattggctttttaaataaaagatctcttgatttgaaaggtagagtgacagatagATAGGAAAGATGAgaaatccatccactggttcactcctcaaacactacaacagccaggagccaggaactcccatctagatctcccacacaggtggcagtggCATAAGCACTTGACcctcatcatccactgccttcccaaatgcattagcaggaagctggattggaagcagcacagataggatgccagcattgcaagcagcagcttaaccaaaaTACTGgagttcacattttatttttaaaataaatgtaaaacactaAGATAATCTAAAGTCATTTAATAGTTTGTGTATGGACCACAGGCAATGGTAATTCTTAATGTACTGAATATATAGAAGTTTCCAGACACTcgaataaaaaacacaacactgaaTTTATTTAAGACAGGGAATACTTTATTCAAAACCCATCAGAGAAATGAACCGCTTGGGTCCCCGACAAAGCATTCATGTTTCAAAGCATAACTCAGTAATTGTATATGAGAGCATATGCTGCTACATACAAATTAACTGATCAGACCCCAAATTTCCACTGTTTGAAACAGAAAAAGCTTCCCTGTAAAAGCAGCACCTTTGCGACATTTTTAGtattcctctccttcctcctcacccTCACCTTCAACAGAATCCACACCAACCTCCTCGTAATCCTTCTCCAGGGCAGCCATGTCCTCACGAGCTTCAGAAAACTCTCCCTCCTCCATGCCCTCCCCCACGTACCAGTGAACAAAGGCACGCTTGGCATACATCAGGTCAAACTTGTGGTCCAGGCGAGCCCAGGCCTCAGCAATGGCTGTGGTGTTGCTCAGCATGCACACAGCTCGCTGCACCTTGGCCAGGTCTCCACCAGGCACCACCGTGGGAGGCTGGTAGTTAATGCCAACCTTGAAGCCAGTGGGGCACCAATCCACAAACTGGATGGTACGTTTGGTCTTGATGGTAGCAATGGCAGCATTGACATCTTTGGGAACCACGTCGCCACGGTACAGCAGGCAGCAAGCCATGTATTTACCGTGGCGAGGGTCACATTTCACCATCTGGTTGGCCGGCTCAAAGCAGGCATTGGTGATCTCTGCTACAGAAAGCTGCTCGTGGTAGGCTTTCTCAGCAGAGATGACGGGGGCGTATGTGGCCAGAGGGAAGTGGATGCGGGGGTAGGGCACCAGGTTGGTCTGGAATTCTGTTAGATCAACATTCAGGGCTCCGTCAAACCGCAGGGAAGCTGTGATAGAGGATACAATTTGACCTATCAACCTATTCAGGTTAGTGTAGGTGGGGCGCTCGATATCGAGGTTTCTACGACAGATGTCATAGATGGCCTCGTTGTCTACCATGAAGGCACAATCAGAGTGCTCCAGGGTGGTGTGGGTGGTGAGGATGGAGTTGTAGGGCTCCACCACAGCTGTGGAAACCTGGGGGGCTGGGTAGATGGAGAACTCCAGCTTGGACTTCTTGCCGTAATCGACAGAGAGGCgttccatcagcagggaggtgaacCCAGAACCAGTTCCCCCACCAAAGCTGTGGAAAACCAAGAAGCCCTGCAGGCCCGTGCACTGGTCAGCCTGTTTAAAAGAGAGGAATAGAAAAGATTAAGTCTTTGTTGTCTGTGATACAATCATAGTAAATAGTCTCACTTTTCGTACATCTCTAAGAATTTAGATCTTACTTtaacaaatgctttttaaaaagcgaAGACCTTGGAATTACTcaacatttcttcatttaaaaattctcagtATTTACAAAATGATATCAGATAGTTCatgttttaattgaatttttaaaaaccttttttcaATTTCAATTCTGTTTCAACCAAACAGCATCCCTTAACTTACTAATGTACTTTATTGTTGAGAGGAAACATACCAGCTTGCGAATTCGGTCCAGGACGAGGTCAATGATCTCCTTGCCAATGGTGTAGTGCCCGCGGGCATAGTTATTGGCAGCATCTTCCTTGCCTGTGATGAGCTGCTCGGGGTGGAAGAGCTGGCGGTAGGTGCCGGTGCGAACTTCATCTGGAAGAGGGAAGCAGACCAGCCACCTGTCACTGacagcctgcagggccccggGGTGCCAGTGGCTCCCCCCTCACAGAATTGTCCCAGACCTGTCCCAGCACCCGGGGCTCTCACTGAGGCCACGGAGGCCAACTCACCAATGACCGTAGGCTCCAGGTCTACAAACACGGCCCTGGGCACGTGCTTGCCAGCGCCCGTCTCACTGAAGAAGGTGTTGAAGGAGTCGTCTCCTCCCCCAATGGTCTTGTCACTTGGCATCTGGCCATCGGGCTGGATGCCGTGTTCCAGGCAGTAGAGCTCCCAGCAGGCATTGCCGATCTGGACACCAGCCTGGCCGACGTGGATGGAGATGCACTCACGCTGtgtgagggaaagagaaaaatatatataaattattttgtattagCATTTTGAATTTTCAGCAAATTTCTAAAAGTATTTCTAGTAATTAGATCTTCCTCAAATTTATTTGCAGTTTTATCCCTAATATGATAGAAACGATGAAAGAAAAGCACCTGCTACAAATACTGCAGATGGGTGTGGTCTGAATAATAATGTCGCCTTGGCACAGTTTAGCACATGGTGCAAGCCCATTGTTCACAGAGCCATGcttgaatggaagatttttttatggCTTCAAAGCACAGATTTtgtaaaatgaagtaaattaaaTTCAATCCAATCATGGATTGGAATTCATTTTactgcttttttccccctttaactGGAGATTAGTTTCTTCTGCAGAGGACTTAGGATTCCAAGAGGCATCTGTACTGCAGCTGCAAGCCACACCCTTCTGCAGTCTGCCTGCAGGATCCATCAATACTAGGAGTTATTAGAAGCTAGACAAAAGTCTGCCTCTGCATTGCTGCACTGCCGTTATTTGCTGTGCCTGGCGCTAGCCTGTACTGTCTGCTACATTATTTAACAGAGCAAGCTCTATTTCCAGCAACTGCCTATATGATCTCATTGTGCTGTTTTGCTAGTTCTtcccctgacccagcctgggacCATGCTCCTGAATCGAAATGAATTAATGAAGACACCCTAGAACAAAAGACGGCTGGAGAGCAGAATGTAATTCTTTGTCTGCAGCAATTGTGTTACTTTAAGTTTTTACAGAATCGCCTCCActgtaaaaaactgaaaaattgttAGTATTTTTGAAACAACAGTTTGCGAGTTAGGAAGAAATGTTATATGAGAAGCTAGCAAAGAACAAAAGCCCAGTGAAAGGACAGTGAAATATGTATTTAAAGCAACaaaaaagtgttttctttctgaaattcttTACCCACCACATAAAATTCTTACTCCTCATCCCACAGAGATTGTCACTTTTAGGGCTGCAATTTTCATTGTCTGctccctggggcgggggcggggcaggcgttCCCGACCGCAGCCCAGCAGGCACCCAGGGCGGACCCTGCGCCCCCCCACAGCCCGGCCCCGCAGCCCTCAAGGGCGTGGCCACGCTGGACCAGACTTTAAAGGGCTTGTGAATTGGGATTCTGGGCCTcgagaaaacaattttttttcatctgaGCTTTAGCAGGTAATGAAAACCCTTTTGAAGTCTTCAGTTCCGCGGTGATGCAAGGCTTTTATTCAAGGCTTCCCCGTGACCGCGGAGGCTGAGCGAGGGCGAACCCGGTCCGGCGGCTCCAACACCGGGGAAGCCAGAAACAAACAACCCCGCCCCTGcgccgccccggccccagccGCTAGTAGACGGCTGTCTCTCTAGAACGCAAGGGTCTTGCGCCAACCCGAGGCTTCCCTCGGTTCCCGTCCTCCTCTCCGCGCCCAGCTACACCCAGCGCCCCCGGGCTGCAGGTCCCCGGGGAGCCCCACGAGCGCGGAGCGCACGCCCCGCCCGGCTGCGGACCCTCCCGCCCCGCCGGAGGGGCAGCTGCGGCCCCGGGGAGTCCTCGGCGACAAACACTCCCTGGCGTCGCCTTTGTTCGTCCCGGCCGGGCCCTGGCTCCGCACTGCGGCAGCGGCAGGGCGTAGGGACCGAAAGCAAACAAAGCCACCCTGGACAAAAAAGGCTACAAAGGGCTCCCCGGGCCGCCTGGGGGGCCGGCGCTTACCATGGTTGCTGCTGCGCGCGGAGGCCGAGAGGGAGGCTGCTGCTTCTTACAGCGCGACTCTTAGGCGGTCGATGTAAGAGAACCTGCGGCTCGGGCGGTGGCGGCCGCCTATATACAGCCCGGTCGCCATGGGGATGGGCCGGGGCCTCTTCCTGTTGGtccagacccctctctctgcccggAGAAGCCGCGGCAGAAGAGTGCTGATTGGTGCAGGCGACATGGGATGAGGTAATCGCTCCCCCACCCGTTTTCCCCCAGTATCCATAGACTGCATCCTTCAGACAAAGAGACCGAGCCAAAGCCGGCAGCCCAGCATCCATTACGGGGTGGGGCTCTCGGGAGGGGcggaagggaagaaagaggacTGCGGCTAGATCATTTTCTATCGCTTCAGTCTCAACCTGCAGCTAAAATCACCTAGGTACGGTTTCAATCGTAGCATTTGTGTTGAGATGGAATCTTCGTGAAGAATCGCCCCCTGACAGTACACTAAGCTACATTTGGTTACGAACCAGCATCTcgaattgctttaaaaataaagtgggaaAGACGGGAGCGATACTCAAAATGGTTTGAGTAAATatgctttccctttctctcttattttaattAGAAAAGGACCCGGTAATACagtcatccaaaaaaaaaaaaaaaaggctctgcaGGTTCAATTAATGTATTTTCATATCTTCTTTTGGGCACAGACACCCAAATAGCTCAACAAAATGGGTGATGGGAGGCATAGCCATACCGCATAAAAGAACACAAAAGGTTCTAGCATTGCAGTCGGTGAGAGCTAATGGACACATGAGGGTTAGCTGATGAGAGATACTCATTTGCCAAAAGACTCTGTAATATATTTTGTGAGATGTAGAAATGAATCATCGTTCCCAATACAGAATTGGGAAAACACAAGGAGAAAGAATTGACTGCAGAAACCGGTATCCCTTGTGTGTGCAATTATATTTCTGCATTGCTCGCCTTTTGGGAAAGTtacaaacaaaaaagagtaaCCAAAACActaaattaaaaagaagacaaGAAAGATGTAGGATGCAAAAAGAGGACCACTTTGTATTGTTGCCTCCATCTGCAGGCAACTCTGCAGTCTCAGTTCAACCGCAGTCCATTTTTATATAGTGCTTATAAGAATGGGGTCCACACCCTCCTAACTGTGGGAACCTTAGCCGGCCTCACACCGCTGCTATTCAGCTGGAGACTGGTGGCTGCCCAGAGGCCTCTTGGGGACAAAAAAGGCTTTGCTTTCCCCCCTAGGAAATGGTTTGCTGCTCGGAACGGCTCCATTCTCATCAAGGATGGGCTATGCAAAATAGGTCTCCGGGCTGTGCACCTCTTGCCATTGTGGATGACATTTCAGAGGTAAAGAGATTTGTTTGACTATCAAAAATagaaatttctgtttttcctttcaatttcCAGCAACTGATTTTCGGGGGCTGCATTACTACAGCGCCCTGTGGAGCCCAGTCACTGCTGCGGGCTGGTGGGCAGAGCAGGGCGtgggcagcactgcaggttgtgggATGACAATGGCGGCTGTGGGACTGCGCTAGCCACACCTCTGCTTTGCTTGCACAGATTTGCTGCAGTAAGttctctagaaaaaaatgaagcctAACACACAAGCCATTTTATCTACTGCTTGCATATTTCATTGTAAAAGTAGTCAACATCACCTTGTTGCAATCCTTTTagccaataaaatatatttcagtaaAGAGACAGAAGGATTGAGGATGACTTGAATACTTTCTGAACCCAGAAGTGTGTTTAACAAAGATAAAAAGTAAATGGCCTAGAGAGCATAAAGATTAATAGATCATTAAAAATGCTTAAACCATTTTAATAACAAAGGAAATCAAACATTGCTAGACTGTATATAGTAAGTATAGAAATCTTCTTTTTGGAATGAGCAATAGTCTTGAATTTCTATTTTCCTtacagtagaaaaaaataaattaagaaaattttcatcGCCCCAGTAATTTCAGTCCTTTTTGTGTTTTACAGAGACTTAACTACAAGAGAGGAGGGTTCATGGTATTGattctttgtaactctatctcagAGCCATTCTGTTCTTTATGTAAATGAaggtctttctccctcctcttggGCAGAAGTAACAATAAGATCTAGGTCAGCAATAGTGTATTTGACAATCTTAAATATATAAGCGGGAGATCAGAGAAAATAACCACtctgttctttttgtttcttcattatcTGATTTAAAAGCATTCAAActatggaaagcaaaaaaaaaatttttcttactaATTTACTTCCTATTTTtactgctaatttttaaaatatgtatttgtttgaaaggcagagttacaaagtgagagagggagagacgagagatcttccatctgctggttcggtccccaaatggcctcaacggcccaGGCTCAgcaaggctgaaatcaggaggacgagcttcatccaggtctcccacatgagtgatgggacccaggaaccagatgctcaatctgggtttcttacatgggtggcagagacacacatacatgagctatcacctgctgcctcccagaatgtacattaatgaggcggcactgtggcatggtgggtaaaaccaccgcctacattgctggaatcccatatggatatcTTCtcgagccctgactgctccacttctgatccagctccctgctagtgcacttggaaaggcagcagaggatggcccaagtgcttgggccccttcacccacatgggaaacctgaatgaagctcctggatcctggcttctgcctgggccaactccaactccagccattgcgaccacttggagagtgaaccagcaggtggaagattctctctctctctctctctctctctctctctctctctctctcgccttctctctctatgactctgccttcaaaaaagaatgtacattagtaagaagctggattggaagaggagctgggactcaaacccaggtagtcTGACATGGGATGGGagcttcccaagtggcatcttaaacactataCTAAACTTGCTCACCCCAGCCTGGGTAGGATTATTCAAAAGTAGGGGGTG
The window above is part of the Oryctolagus cuniculus chromosome 11, mOryCun1.1, whole genome shotgun sequence genome. Proteins encoded here:
- the LOC100340483 gene encoding tubulin alpha-1A chain yields the protein MRECISIHVGQAGVQIGNACWELYCLEHGIQPDGQMPSDKTIGGGDDSFNTFFSETGAGKHVPRAVFVDLEPTVIDEVRTGTYRQLFHPEQLITGKEDAANNYARGHYTIGKEIIDLVLDRIRKLADQCTGLQGFLVFHSFGGGTGSGFTSLLMERLSVDYGKKSKLEFSIYPAPQVSTAVVEPYNSILTTHTTLEHSDCAFMVDNEAIYDICRRNLDIERPTYTNLNRLIGQIVSSITASLRFDGALNVDLTEFQTNLVPYPRIHFPLATYAPVISAEKAYHEQLSVAEITNACFEPANQMVKCDPRHGKYMACCLLYRGDVVPKDVNAAIATIKTKRTIQFVDWCPTGFKVGINYQPPTVVPGGDLAKVQRAVCMLSNTTAIAEAWARLDHKFDLMYAKRAFVHWYVGEGMEEGEFSEAREDMAALEKDYEEVGVDSVEGEGEEEGEEY